From Pempheris klunzingeri isolate RE-2024b chromosome 18, fPemKlu1.hap1, whole genome shotgun sequence, a single genomic window includes:
- the pla2g7 gene encoding platelet-activating factor acetylhydrolase isoform X1, with the protein MFSHGGVVQLLVKRTYEWARTDQRRYTLGFFAMGNTCSNHLGIPPAKGPNAVGCTDFMMDHTAQGSFFRLYYPCQETEKAEKPDWVPSKEYFNGLADFMKINRTLSERIFNYLFGSFKIPAYLDAPFKSTGKCPVIIFSHGLGAFRTLYSAICAELASQGFIVASVEHRDQSASATYYFREKTESEKANENVSKTPTSPQDNLVKEWMYYRSMQHGESEFNLRNKQVKQRADECILALDKLTDINSGISVQNVLQTQFDWTTLENSMDLCRIAAVGHSFGGATVVEALCKEVKFKCGIALDAWMFPLDDELFPRVKQPIFFINSEKFQWAGNISRMKKLESAVIQRKMITIRGTVHQSFPDFTFLTGNWIGKLMKLKGEIDPELAIDLSNKATLAFLQRHLGLQKNFNQWDPLIDGQDDNLIQGTNVTVLQSAI; encoded by the exons ATGTTTTCTCATGGAGGAGTTGTACAGTTATTAGTCAAGAGGACTTACGAGTGGGCCAGGACAG ACCAGAGGAGGTACACGCTCGGTTTCTTCGCCATGGGGAACACCTGCAGTAATCATCTCGGGATCCCTCCAGCCAAGGGCCCCAATGCTGTGGGGTGCACCGACTTCATGATGGACCACACTGCACAG GGCAGCTTCTTTCGGCTTTACTATCCTTGCCAGGAAActgagaaagcagagaaacCGGACTGGGTGCCGAGCAAGGAGTATTTTAATGGTCTGGCAGACTTTATGAAAATCAACAGAACTCTCAGTGAAAGGATCTTCAACTACCTCTTTG ggtcCTTTAAGATCCCAGCCTACTTGGATGCTCCATTTAAATCAACTGGAAAATGTCCTGTAATTATCTTCTCCCATGGCCTTGGAGCCTTTAG GACTTTGTATTCGGCCATATGTGCAGAATTGGCCTCTCAGGGCTTCATCGTGGCGTCCGTGGAACACAG AGACCAGTCAGCTTCAGCTACGTATTATTTTCGTGAGAAGACGGAGTCGGAGAAGGCGAATGAGAATGTGTCCAAAACACCGACCTCACCCCAAGACAACTTGGTCAAAGAGTGGATGTACTACAGATCCATGCAGCACGGGGAGAGTGAATTCAACCTCAGAAATAAACAG GTGAAGCAGAGAGCAGACGAATGCATTCTGGCTCTGGATAAACTCACCGACATCAACTCAGGGATATCAGTGCAAAATGTTTTGCAAACACAGTTCGACTGGACGACGCTGGAG AACTCCATGGATCTGTGTCGGATAGCAGCCGTGGGCCATTCCTTCGGAGGAGCGACGGTGGTCGAAGCTCTGTGCAAAGAGGTTAAATTCAA GTGCGGCATAGCGCTGGACGCCTGGATGTTCCCGTTAGATGACGAGCTCTTTCCTCGAGTGAAGCAGCCGATCTTCTTCATCAACTCGGAGAAGTTCCAGTGGGCGGGGAACATCAGCCGCATGAAGAAGCTGGAGTCGGCCGTCATACAGAGGAAAATGATCACCATCAG AGGAACGGTCCACCAGAGTTTCCCAGACTTCACCTTCTTGACGGGCAACTGGATCGGGAAGCTGATGAAGCTGAAGGGAGAGATCGACCCAGAGCTCGCCATAGACCTCTCCAACAAAGCAACACTAGCCTTTCTGCAGCGCCATCTTG GTCTACAGAAGAACTTCAACCAGTGGGACCCTCTGATTGATGGACAAGATGACAACCTCATTCAGGGAACTAATGTCACTGTGCTTCAGTCTGCAATCTGA
- the pla2g7 gene encoding platelet-activating factor acetylhydrolase isoform X2 gives MGNTCSNHLGIPPAKGPNAVGCTDFMMDHTAQGSFFRLYYPCQETEKAEKPDWVPSKEYFNGLADFMKINRTLSERIFNYLFGSFKIPAYLDAPFKSTGKCPVIIFSHGLGAFRTLYSAICAELASQGFIVASVEHRDQSASATYYFREKTESEKANENVSKTPTSPQDNLVKEWMYYRSMQHGESEFNLRNKQVKQRADECILALDKLTDINSGISVQNVLQTQFDWTTLENSMDLCRIAAVGHSFGGATVVEALCKEVKFKCGIALDAWMFPLDDELFPRVKQPIFFINSEKFQWAGNISRMKKLESAVIQRKMITIRGTVHQSFPDFTFLTGNWIGKLMKLKGEIDPELAIDLSNKATLAFLQRHLGLQKNFNQWDPLIDGQDDNLIQGTNVTVLQSAI, from the exons ATGGGGAACACCTGCAGTAATCATCTCGGGATCCCTCCAGCCAAGGGCCCCAATGCTGTGGGGTGCACCGACTTCATGATGGACCACACTGCACAG GGCAGCTTCTTTCGGCTTTACTATCCTTGCCAGGAAActgagaaagcagagaaacCGGACTGGGTGCCGAGCAAGGAGTATTTTAATGGTCTGGCAGACTTTATGAAAATCAACAGAACTCTCAGTGAAAGGATCTTCAACTACCTCTTTG ggtcCTTTAAGATCCCAGCCTACTTGGATGCTCCATTTAAATCAACTGGAAAATGTCCTGTAATTATCTTCTCCCATGGCCTTGGAGCCTTTAG GACTTTGTATTCGGCCATATGTGCAGAATTGGCCTCTCAGGGCTTCATCGTGGCGTCCGTGGAACACAG AGACCAGTCAGCTTCAGCTACGTATTATTTTCGTGAGAAGACGGAGTCGGAGAAGGCGAATGAGAATGTGTCCAAAACACCGACCTCACCCCAAGACAACTTGGTCAAAGAGTGGATGTACTACAGATCCATGCAGCACGGGGAGAGTGAATTCAACCTCAGAAATAAACAG GTGAAGCAGAGAGCAGACGAATGCATTCTGGCTCTGGATAAACTCACCGACATCAACTCAGGGATATCAGTGCAAAATGTTTTGCAAACACAGTTCGACTGGACGACGCTGGAG AACTCCATGGATCTGTGTCGGATAGCAGCCGTGGGCCATTCCTTCGGAGGAGCGACGGTGGTCGAAGCTCTGTGCAAAGAGGTTAAATTCAA GTGCGGCATAGCGCTGGACGCCTGGATGTTCCCGTTAGATGACGAGCTCTTTCCTCGAGTGAAGCAGCCGATCTTCTTCATCAACTCGGAGAAGTTCCAGTGGGCGGGGAACATCAGCCGCATGAAGAAGCTGGAGTCGGCCGTCATACAGAGGAAAATGATCACCATCAG AGGAACGGTCCACCAGAGTTTCCCAGACTTCACCTTCTTGACGGGCAACTGGATCGGGAAGCTGATGAAGCTGAAGGGAGAGATCGACCCAGAGCTCGCCATAGACCTCTCCAACAAAGCAACACTAGCCTTTCTGCAGCGCCATCTTG GTCTACAGAAGAACTTCAACCAGTGGGACCCTCTGATTGATGGACAAGATGACAACCTCATTCAGGGAACTAATGTCACTGTGCTTCAGTCTGCAATCTGA
- the ints9 gene encoding integrator complex subunit 9, giving the protein MKLYCLSGHPTLPCNVLKFKSTTIMLDCGLDTTSVLNFLPLPLVHSPRLSKLPGWVSKDGTINLEKELKECAGRVFVDSQPEFCLPEKELLDLSTIDVILISNYHCMMALPYITEHTGFTGTVYATEPTLQIGRLLMEELVNFMERVPKAQSATCWKNKEIQRMLPGPLKDAVDVWTWKRSYSMQEVNSALSKVQLVGYSQKVELFGAVQVSPLSSGYSLGSSNWIIQSHHEKVSYVSGSSLLTTHPQPMDQSSLKNSDVLILTGLTQMPTANPDGMLGEFCSNLAMTIRAGGNVLVPCYSSGVIYDLLECLYQFIESANLGTTPFYFISPVANSSLEFSQIFAEWLCHNKQSKVYLPEPPFPHAELIQTNKLKHYPSIHGDFSSEFRQPCVVFTGHPSLRFGDVVHFMELWGKSGLNTIIFTEPDFSYLDALAPYQPLAMKCVYCPIDTRLNFHQVSKLLKEVQPLHVVCPEQYTQPPLTQSHRSDLMLELQPPPMPYRRCSVLNLPFRRRYERVYILPELANSLVPAEIKPGISLATVSAVLHSKDNKHTLQSVPKPPPVPPSKKRKRVIEEPPVVLAPKPLLSGAVPLEAFLSTLQKHGITEVKVEETADGHILHLQAEDTLIQLEEDGTHIVCDNNEPLRTTLRDLVLRFLQKL; this is encoded by the exons ATGAAATTG TACTGTCTGTCTGGTCATCCTACATTGCCTTGCAATGTCCTCAAGTTCAAATCCACCACCATCATGCTGGACTGTGGGCTGGACACCACCTCTGTCCTCAACTTCCTGCCCCTTCCTCTGGTGCACAG CCCAAGGCTCTCCAAGCTACCTGGTTGGGTCTCTAAGGATGGGACAATAAACCTGGAGAAG GAGTTGAAGGAGTGTGCAGGAAGAGTGTTTGTGGACTCACAGCCAGAGTTCTGCCTCCCCGAG AAAGAACTGCTGGATCTATCAACCATTGATGTCATCCTGATCTCAAACTACCACTGTATGATGGCCCTGCCCTACATCACTGAACACACAGGCTTCACTGGGACGGTGTACGCTACAGAGCCCACCCTGCAGATTGGCAG ACTGTTGATGGAAGAACTGGTGAACTTCATGGAGAGAGTTCCCAAAGCCCAGTCTGCCACCTGCTGGAAAAATAAGGAAATACAAAG GATGCTCCCTGGTCCACTGAAAGATGCAGTGGACGTGTGGACGTGGAAGCGATCCTACAGCATGCAGGAGGTTAACTCTGCCCTCAGCAAAGTGCAGCTTGTTGGCTATTCACAGAAAGTG GAGTTGTTTGGAGCTGTACAGGTCTCCCCCTTGAGCTCTGGTTACTCACTGGGGAGTTCCAACTGGATCATCCAATCTCATCATGAGAAAGTTTCCTATGTGTCAGGTTCATCCCTCCTCACCACACATCCACAG cCGATGGACCAAAGCTCGCTTAAGAACAGCGATGTTCTGATCCTGACAGGCCTCACCCAGATGCCCACCGCCAACCCAGACGGCATGCTGGGAGAATTCTGCAGCAACCTCG CCATGACGATTCGAGCAGGAGGCAACGTGCTGGTGCCGTGCTATTCCTCTGGGGTGATATACGACCTGCTGGAGTGTCTGTACCAGTTCATCGAGAGCGCCAACCTGGGGACCACACCGTTCTACTTCATCTCGCCCGTCGCCAACAGCTCGCTGGAGTTCTCCCAGATCTTTGCTGAGTG gcTTTGCCACAACAAGCAATCAAAGGTGTATCTTCCAGAGCCTCCTTTCCCTCATGCAGAG CTGATCCAAACCAACAAGCTGAAGCACTACCCCAGCATTCACGGAGACTTCAGCAGTGAGTTCCGCCAGCCGTGTGTGGTGTTCACCGGTCACCCGTCTCTGCGCTTCGGGGACGTGGTTCACTTCATGGAGCTGTGGGGCAAATCCGGCCTCAACACCATCATCTTTACTG AGCCTGACTTTTCTTACCTGGATGCTTTGGCTCCGTACCAGCCGCTGGCTATGAAGTGTGTTTACTGTCCCATTGACACGCGGCTCAACTTCCACCAAGTATCAAAGCTGCTCAAGGAAGTCCAG CCCCTCCATGTGGTGTGTCCAGAGCAGTACACCCAGCCTCCGCTGACCCAGTCCCACCGCTCTGACCTGATGCTGGAGCTGCAGCCCCCTCCCATGCCCTACAGACGCTGCTCTGTACTCAACCTGCCCTTCAGACGCCGCTACGAGCGTGTCTACATACTGCCTGAG CTGGCCAACTCCCTGGTGCCCGCTGAGATTAAACCTGGCATCTCCCTGGCAACTGTGTCTGCAGTGCTGCACTCCAaggacaacaaacacacacttcag TCGGTGCCCAAACCCCCTCCGGTGCCCCCCAGCAAGAAGAGGAAGCGGGTAATAGAGGAGCCCCCAGTGGTGCTGGCCCCCAAACCCCTGCTGAGTGGAGCCGTGCCCCTGGAAGCTTTCCTATCCACATTGCAAAAG CACGGCATTACAGAGGTCAAAGTGGAGGAGACGGCAGACGGACACATTCTCCACCTGCAGGCGGAGGACACCCTGattcagctggaggaggacggGACGCACATCGTCTGTGACAACAACGAGCCGCTGCGCACCACACTGAGGGACCTGGTGCTCCGCTTCCTGCAGAagctctga
- the glrx5 gene encoding glutaredoxin-related protein 5, mitochondrial, with product MNSLLGYTARCLRSGAAVYLPRHAGGRVWSAPARFLCAAADVHKDLGEMVKKDKVVVFMKGTPAQPMCGFSNAVVQILRMHGVDDYAAYNVLEDQELRQGIKDFSNWPTIPQVYFNGEFVGGCDILLQMHQNGDLVDELKKLGISSALLNAEKESK from the exons ATGAATAGTTTACTTGGTTATACTGCGAGGTGTCTCCGGTCCGGGGCAGCGGTCTACCTGCCCAGACACGCCGGCGGACGCGTGTGGTCGGCCCCGGCCCGGTTCCTGTGCGCGGCGGCGGACGTCCATAAGGACCTTGGTGAGATGGTGAAGAAGGACAAAGTGGTGGTTTTTATGAAGGGGACGCCGGCCCAGCCCATGTGTGGCTTCAGTAACGCCGTGGTCCAGATCCTGCGGATGCATGGGGTGGACGACTACGCTGCGTACAACGTGTTGGAGGACCAGGAGCTCAGACAAG GCATCAAGGACTTCTCCAACTGGCCCACGATCCCTCAGGTGTACTTCAATGGCGAGTTTGTGGGAGGCTGCGACATCCTGCTCCAGATGCACCAGAACGGAGATCTGGTGGACGAGTTGAAGAAGCTGGGCATCAGCTCTGCACTGCTTAACGCCGAGAAGGAATCCAagtag
- the prkrip1 gene encoding PRKR-interacting protein 1 homolog produces the protein MAAHTQKNNKTGKTGGKEAQPLIIAKTPAEEQRLKLERLMRNPDKLAPIPDRPKEWNPRAPPEFVRDVMGSSAGAGSGEFHVYRHLRRREYQRQDFLDRMADKFGEDLQYLDKVEKNKEEAEERTAKRRKKREKMKNKKLMAKKAKLEAKNKNDDDDKSSGSSEEEEKEEEKEEREAEDDAEAPSFIMGKK, from the coding sequence ATGGCGGCGCACACGCAGAAGAACAACAAAACGGGGAAAACGGGAGGAAAAGAGGCACAGCCTCTCATAATCGCCAAAACTCCGGCGGAGGAACAGCGTCTGAAGTTGGAGAGATTGATGCGGAACCCGGATAAGCTCGCTCCCATCCCGGACCGGCCCAAAGAATGGAACCCGCGGGCTCCGCCGGAGTTCGTCCGGGACGTGATGGGCTCCAGCGCCGGAGCAGGCAGCGGAGAGTTCCACGTTTACCGGCACCTCCGCCGCAGGGAGTACCAGAGGCAGGACTTTCTGGACAGGATGGCGGACAAGTTCGGCGAGGACCTGCAGTATTTGGACAaggtggagaaaaacaaagaagaagccGAGGAGAGGACGGCGAAGCGGAGGAAGAAACGAGAGAAGATGAAGAACAAGAAGCTGATGGCGAAGAAGGCGAAACTAGAGGCCAAGAACAAGAACGACGACGACGACAAAAGCTCAGGCagcagtgaagaagaggaaaaggaggaggagaaggaggaaagagaagctGAAGATGATGCCGAGGCTCCCAGCTTCATCATGGGGAAGAAATGA
- the clmnb gene encoding uncharacterized protein clmnb, which produces MRMQDRKASRESRKSVGEISDEDVQQLQDEMTAVQRRTFTRWMNVFLHRCNPPVEVRDLFTDIQDGRILMALLEELSGCKLLYRFRPSSHRIFRLNNISKALIFLDDRHVSLLGIDASGIADGVPSVVLNLVWNIILHFQVKEVTEGLQMHLCSSLSSLSMSSYPSSNDLSPQPNDTGRYSCSTLPSKGRKAARAPKYHGKTIKTLLLWVQRSTSKFGVEVRDFGKSWTSGLAFLAMIKSINPALVDLRASMSREPRENIHLAFMIAQHSLNIPPLLEPEDVSVTSPDEQSIITYVSMFLGHCSGTAEGHTTDIDVPEIPNFGSLESVSFGETLAEDPEAQALLKGLEKSSEQLLWRRWARKPSGCSGATLLHTSGALSSDLSSSSGDIFSSCRSQSISEQPAGSAATSPFGKKKSKCRSALKPPSPMDAGVVSQEIRSWMEKASAAQGYGMPRVDESHFSLSSEEGIYSLSALDSDEEEAYSYILDLNKEVFQPYNQLKRQVPKVEEETAEEVIPIRQQTTESKHLEVCETFYRSGCKHQGGPHAQNVESKVGIQSVVHSKFDRDKNESSCRKISKNEDVFDTEPEGESRHREKREEKRTVRGQIDDDGDYCEDERRKEKTENAKLVTHGCDRTEPLRDETKKTKLFEVASWKTGKETDRGGFEREGRVVDKEREEEHQTTSEERQERKLERIKQEEDVKEEERESPNAVMNLESVKVGVNEEVFIDEALPLVENKMEDNALKMEDLTCKDDAKEEYREEVMNPVDLKVVLREKDEDRELKIKGCKLTDRMATTADHPGPTSPENDTDRGVNVHPPACCAASQPFRDGGFSLQSSAASCDITPLELEMLLALWILLYCYFILPQMNL; this is translated from the exons ATGAGGATGCAGGACAGGAAGGCCAGCAGGGAGTCACGAAAATCAGTGGGAGAGATCAGTGATGAAGATGTGCAGCAGCTTCAAG ATGAGATGACTGCAGTGCAGAGGAGAACCTTCACCCGCTGGATGaatgtgtttctgcacaga TGTAATCCTCCAGTCGAGGTGCGTGACCTGTTCACAGACATTCAGGATGGCAGAATACTGATGGCTTTGCTGGAGGAGCTGTCTGGCTGCAAACTA CTTTACAGGTTTAGGCCGTCTTCTCACCGCATTTTCAGACTGAACAACATTTCCAAGGCCCTGATTTTCCTGGATGATagacatgtgagt CTTCTTGGCATCGATGCCTCTGGTATTGCTGATGGCGTCCCTTCTGTTGTTCTTAACCTTGTCTGGAACATCATCCTTCATTTCCAG GTAAAGGAAGTGACAGAAGGCCTTCAAATGCATTTGTGTTCTAGCCTCTCTTCCCTATCAATGAGCAGCTACCCCTCCTCCAATGACCTCTCACCCCAGCCAAATGACACTGGCCGCTACTCCTGCAGCACCCTGCCAAGCAAAGGCAGAAAGGCTGCCAGGGCGCCAAAGTACCATGGGAAAACAATCAAAACTCTCCTGCTATGGGTTCAAAGATCCACATCAAA GTTTGGAGTGGAGGTGCGTGACTTTGGGAAGAGCTGGACGAGTGGGCTGGCATTCCTAGCCATGATTAAGTCCATAAATCCAGCCCTGGTTGACCTGAGGGCGAGCATGTCTAGAGAGCCAAGAGAAAACATCCATCTGGCTTTCATGATAGCCCAACACAGTTTGAATATACCACCTCTGCTGGAGCCTGAAG ATGTGTCAGTCACCTCACCAGATGAGCAGTCCATCATCACCTATGTGTCTATGTTCCTGGGGCATTGTTCAGGCACAGCGGAG GGTCATACAACAGATATTGACGTTCCCGAGATTCCAAATTTTGGATCACTCGAGTCAGTCAGCTTTGGAGAGACCCTTGCAGAAGACCCAGAAGCCCAAGCTTTGCTGAAAGGCTTGGAGAAGAGCAGCGAGCAGCTACTATGGAGACGGTGGGCCAGAAAACCCTCAGGGTGCTCCGGTGCCACTTTGCTTCACACGAGCGGAGCACTTTCTTCTGacctctcctccagcagcgGTGACATCTTTTCCTCCTGTCGCAGCCAAAGCATCAGTGAGCAACCGGCGGGCAGTGCTGCCACCTCACCATTcggcaaaaagaaaagcaagtgTCGAAGCGCCTTAAAGCCGCCCAGTCCAATGGACGCAGGCGTAGTCAGCCAGGAGATAAGATCATGGATGGAGAAAGCATCTGCGGCTCAGGGCTACGGCATGCCAAGAGTAGATGAGAGCCACTTTTCTTTGAGCTCAGAGGAAGGAATCTACAGCTTGTCAGCGCTGGACTCAGATGAGGAAGAGGCCTACAGCTACATCCTGGATCTGAATAAAGAGGTTTTTCAACCGTATAATCAGCTGAAAAGACAAGTGCCAAAGGTTGAAGAGGAAACAGCGGAAGAAGTGATTCCGATCAGACAGCAGACTACTGAGTCGAAACATCTGGAAGTGTGCGAGACGTTTTACAGGAGTGGATGTAAACATCAAGGAGGCCCACATGCACAAAACGTTGAATCGAAAGTCGGGATTCAGTCAGTGGTTCACAGCAAGTTTGATCGGGACAAAAATGAAAGCAGTTGCAGAAAGATTTCAAAGAACGAGGATGTGTTTGACACGGAGCCAGAGGGTGAAAGCAGACACCGAGAGAAACGCGAAGAGAAGAGAACAGTTAGAGGACAGATAGACGATGATGGTGATTATTGTGAGGAcgaaaggaggaaggagaagacagAAAATGCTAAATTGGTGACGCATGGATGCGACAGAACAGAGCCTCTGAGAGATGAAACGaagaaaacaaagctttttGAAGTGGCTAGTTGGAAGACAGGGAAAGAGACTGACAGAGGGGGGTttgaaagagaggggagagtggtagacaaagaaagagaggaagaacatCAGACAACATCTGAGGAAAGGCAGGAAAGAAAGCTAGAGAGGATTAAACAGGAAGAGGatgtgaaggaggaagagagggaaagtccaaacgctgttatgaatttaGAAAGTGTCAAGGTAGGAGTAAATGAAGAAGTATTCATTGATGAGGCTCTTCCCCTTGTAGAGAACAAAATGGAAGACAATGCCCTCAAAATGGAGGATTTAACTTGCAAAGATGACGCCAAGGAAGAATACAGAGAGGAAGTCATGAATCCAGTAGATTTGAAGGTAGTTTtaagagaaaaagatgaagacAGGGAGCTCAAGATTAAGGGATGTAAGCTGACTGACAGGATGGCAACAACAGCAGACCATCCAGGTCCAACCAGCCCAGAAAATGACACTGACAGAGGTGTTAACGTCCATCCTCCTGCCTGCTGTGCTGCCTCTCAGCCCTTCAG AGACGGAGGATTCAGTCTTCAATCTTCTGCAGCCTCTTGTGACATAACCCCATTAGAGCTGGAAATGCTCTTGGCCCTGTGGATTCTGCTCTACTGCTACTTCATTCTACCTCAAATGAACCTCTGA
- the LOC139218302 gene encoding alpha-1-antiproteinase-like, with protein sequence MVCAADGSVPPKPEKVFSGPQQREQEVNQQQQLNTSALNTALAFEPYHDLTTRTAAEPGVRQERQHNILFSPLGLASALVLLSRVSGSESRSQALEALGLAANSTEQSVGATISALTDLQHSLTLQEGGGRSGVQRAESEAGAGAEAGIGATAGMKIGGADAGNRDDAEDGAEGRTGTEDGVHDGGRQPFERSHTVPRSFRLNATTSVDVAMMFRDDSSEVMMLYDTNCSATVVRLAHSERLASLLLLPKAELQPLEDCLSDSRMRFWLSNLKPGRAEISFPKFQLRKSYSLESLLRSAGVSSIFSDSADFSRMSQRKTLKLIKAPHEVMLEVEETKSEDGGRPEVTLDFSVPPRITFNRPFMLIIYDHLTGLILLIGRVIDPTAV encoded by the exons ATGGTTTGTGCAGCAGATGGGTCGGTTCCACCAAAACCTGAGAAAGTCTTCAGCGGGCCTCAGCAAAGGGAACAAGAGgtcaatcagcagcagcagctcaacaCATCAGCCCTAAACACAGCCTTAGCATTTGAACCTTACCACGACCTGACCACCAGAACCGCTGCTGAGCCGGGGGTCCGGCAGGAGCGACAGCACAACATCTTGTTCTCGCCTTTGGGCCTGGCATCAGCACTGGTCCTGCTGTCCCGCGTGTCTGGATCTGAGAGTCGGAGCCAGGCCCTGGAGGCTCTGGGGCTGGCAGCCAATTCTACAGAGCAGAGCGTGGGGGCCACCATATCTGCTCTTACTGATCTGCAACACAGCCTCACTCTCCAGGAGGGAGGGGGTAGAAGTGGGGTTCAAAGGGCAGAGTCTGAGGCCGGAGCTGGAGCAGAAGCGGGGATTGGGGCCACTGCAGGGATGAAAATTGGAGGGGCAGATGCTGGGAACAGAGATGATGCAGAGGATGGGGCAGAGGGCAGGACTGGAACTGAGGATGGGGTTCATGATGGGG GTCGTCAGCCGTTTGAGCGGAGCCACACCGTGCCACGGAGCTTCCGGCTGAATGCCACGACCAGCGTGGACGTTGCCATGATGTTCAGGGACGACTCCTCGGAGGTGATGATGCTATATGACACCAATTGCTCGGCCACAGTGGTGCGTCTGGCCCATTCTGAACGTCTGGCCTCGCTGCTCCTGCTTCCCAAAGCCGAGCTGCAGCCCCTGGAGGACTGCCTCTCTGACAGCCGCATGAGGTTTTGGCTCAGCAACCTGAAGCCagg GCGGGCAGAAATCAGTTTCCCTAAGTTCCAGCTGAGGAAATCCTACAGCTTGGAAAGCCTCCTGAGGAGCGCCGGGGTTTCATCCATATTCTCAGACTCGGCCGACTTCTCAAGAATGTCGCAGAGGAAGACGCTGAAACTCATTAAG GCTCCTCATGAGGTTATGCTGGAAGTGGAAGAGACCAAGTCAGAAGATGGGGGGAGACCCGAGGTCACGCTGGACTTCTCTGTCCCCCCGAGAATCACCTTCAACAGACCATTCATGCTCATAATCTACGACCATCTCACGGGACTCATCCTGCTGATAGGGAGAGTTATTGATCCTACAGCCGTCTAG
- the LOC139217571 gene encoding alpha-1-antitrypsin homolog, with protein sequence MRGIFAGCALAAVLLAAAWADHHHHHHHHQHHGGEMSCHKLSPPNADFAFALYKSLKAKTDAGKNIFYSPLGISSALSMLSTGASGETLSQMYSSLGYSAYSQAQVNEAYEHLFHMLGHSQEAQQLDVGNGVALRSGFDPLEKFVKDVKHDYSGEIFSVDFTKPAEAAAEINSFIANKTHDQIKDMVKDLDSDMAMVLINYVYFKGQWEKPFDGNHTHKAFFTVDETTKVQVDMMKRTGRYELYHDMDNHTTVIMLPYKGNTSMMIVLPDEGKMSEVEGYISKEHIKHWHQSLFRSSVDVFLPKFSISAGASLDSTLTEMGMADAFSDNADFSGISDKIKLKVSKVSHQAVLSVDETGTEAAAATTIEVMPMSMPETMRMDRPFLVFILEDSTRSILFMGKISDPTAM encoded by the exons ATGCGTGGGATATTTGCAGGTTGTGCACTCGCAGCAGTGCTCCTGGCTGCAGCCTGGGcagaccaccaccaccaccaccaccaccaccaacaccacgGGGGAGAAATGAGTTGCCACAAGCTGTCCCCTCCCAATGCTGACTTTGCCTTTGCCCTCTACAAAAGTCTGAAAGCCAAGACTGATGCCGGAAAGAATATCTTCTACTCACCTCTGGGCATCTCCTCCGCCCTGTCCATGCTGTCTACAGGGGCCAGCGGTGAAACCCTCAGCCAGATGTACTCCAGCTTGGGCTACAGCGCATACAGCCAGGCACAGGTCAACGAAGCGTATGAGCATCTTTTCCACATGCTTGGCCACAGCCAGGAGGCTCAGCAGTTGGATGTTGGAAATGGAGTTGCGCTGCGCTCTGGCTTCGACCCTCTGGAGAAGTTTGTGAAGGATGTCAAGCACGACTACTCTGGTGAAATCTTCAGTGTTGACTTTACCAAAcctgctgaggctgctgctgagatCAACAGCTTCATTGCTAATAAAACCCATGACCAGATAAAAGATATGGTGAAGGACCTGGACTCTGACATGGCCATGGTGCTGATCAACTATGTCTACTTCAAAG GACAGTGGGAGAAACCCTTCGAtggcaaccacacacacaaggctTTCTTCACTGTGGATGAAACTACCAAGGTTCAGGTGGACATGATGAAGAGGACAGGTCGCTACGAATTGTACCATGACATGGACAACCACACCACCGTCATCATGCTGCCCTACAAGGGCAACACCTCCATGATGATCGTCCTGCCTGACGAAGGCAAGATGAGCGAGGTAGAGGGCTACATCAGCAAGGAGCACATCAAGCACTGGCATCAGTCACTCTTCAGGAG ttcTGTGGATGTGTTCCTGCCCAAATTTTCCATCTCTGCTGGAGCCTCCCTGGacagcacactgacagaaaTGGGCATGGCCGACGCTTTTTCAGACAACGCCGATTTCTCTGGCATATCTGATAAGATAAAGCTCAAGGTCTCAAAG GTTTCCCACCAGGCTGTGCTCAGCGTGGATGAAACAGGAACAGAGGCAGCAGCCGCCACCACCATCGAGGTTATGCCCATGAGTATGCCTGAAACCATGAGAATGGACAGACCCTTCTTGGTCTTCATCCTGGAGGACTCAACCAGGAGCATCCTCTTCATGGGCAAGATCAGCGACCCCACGGCCATGTAA